Proteins found in one Cricetulus griseus strain 17A/GY chromosome X, alternate assembly CriGri-PICRH-1.0, whole genome shotgun sequence genomic segment:
- the Armcx2 gene encoding armadillo repeat-containing X-linked protein 2: MSRARDAGCVAAGIVIGASAWYCVYKYTRGRDQKKRRPAKSKNRASVGTGTRARAGLRSGFTIDLGPGFNPPTPASVEAMNKSQEEASTLTTSAAGEMVPAAPSPKTRNGAESKVQEANGAGTKPTTMESAVPTSAASAVTHTPKMAQVPTAAEATKIVVAPKVAEAPRSIEAAGAIAPLGPAVPLGVVQAPGPAIPSPSIAPTMSAAIPWAVASPGVAQSPGPAAPTMAVQSLVPAAPSWAVVAPPGAVYIPVAAHFTGAAAATRVTQSPGTVVPPLPPPSLGAAMLSRAVQSPVATVPPRAVQSPGATVHSGAAQSPGVVVPSRAVQYSGATVPTMTGAPSGTSVPPRGPTTPQGAAFARAPASTQRASTTEVMQVPGVAAPTNATQTPRVTTPAMVAGASLPMISGAAETPGTSGSSKTAATGKKATPGAHTGAIPKAGSATGAVPKGGGKGGNRNRNGGKGKNRKNKVEVDELGMGFRPGDGAAAAAAASANGGQAFLAEIPESEEGESGWTDTESDSDSEPEVQQRGKGKRTIPMHKRPFPYEIDEILGARDLRKVLALLQKSDDPFIQQVALLTLSNNANYSCNQETIRKLGGLPIIANMINKTDPHIKEKALMAMNNLSENYENQGRLQVYMNKVMDDIMASNLNSAVQVVGLKFLTNMTITNDYQHLLVNSIANFFRLLSQGGGKIKVEILKILANFAENPDMLKKLLGTQVPSSFSSLYNSYVESEILINALTLFEIIFDNLRAEVFNYREFNKGSLFYLCTTSGVCVKKIRALANHHDLLVKVKVIKLVNKF; encoded by the coding sequence ATGAGCCGAGCTCGGGATGCTGGCTGCGTAGCTGCTGGAATAGTGATCGGGGCCAGCGCCTGGTACTGCGTCTACAAATATACTAGgggaagagaccagaagaagagGAGACCAGCCAAGTCCAAGAACCGGGCTTCGGTGGGTACTGGAACCAGGGCTAGAGCTGGGCTCAGATCTGGATTCACAATTGACCTTGGGCCAGGATTTAATCCCCCAACCCCGGCCAGTGTCGAGGCAATGAATAAGTCCCAAGAAGAAGCATCCACTCTTACCACCTCTGCAGCTGGAGAAATGGTGCCAGCTGCACCCAGTCCTAAGACTCGGAATGGAGCAGAAAGTAAGGTTCAGGAGGCAAATGGGGCTGGAACTAAGCCTACTACTATGGAATCAGCAGTCCCGACTTCAGCTGCcagtgcagtcacacacacaccgAAGATGGCACAGGTTCCCACAGCTGCAGAGGCCACCAAAATAGTAGTGGCTCCCAAAGTGGCAGAAGCTCCCAGGAGCATAGAGGCTGCTGGGGCAATAGCACCCCTTGGGCCAGCAGTACCTCTTGGGGTAGTCCAGGCTCCTGGGCCAGCAATACCTTCCCCATCAATAGCACCTACTATGTCAGCAGCCATTCCCTGGGCTGTAGCATCTCCTGGGGTAGCCCAGTCTCCTGGGCCAGCAGCACCAACCATGGCAGTCCAATCTCTGGTGCCAGCAGCGCCTTCCTGGGCAGTAGTTGCACCTCCTGGGGCAGTCTATATTCCCGTGGCAGCCCACTTTACTGGGGCAGCAGCAGCTACCAGGGTAACCCAGTCTCCTGGGACAGTGGTGCCTCCCCTTCCACCCCCGTCTCTTGGGGCGGCTATGCTTTCCAGGGCAGTCCAGTCTCCTGTGGCAACAGTGCCTCCCAGAGCAGTCCAGTCTCCTGGGGCAACAGTGCATTCCGGGGCAGCCCAATCTCCTGGGGTAGTAGTGCCTTCCAGGGCAGTCCAATATTCTGGGGCAACAGTGCCTACCATGACAGGAGCTCCTTCTGGGACATCAGTGCCTCCCAGGGGGCCGACAACTCCCCAGGGAGCAGCATTTGCCAGGGCTCCAGCATCTACCCAGAGAGCTTCAACCACAGAGGTCATGCAGGTCCCTGGGGTGGCAGCACCTACTAACGCCACACAGACCCCTAGAGTAACAACACCTGCCATGGTGGCTGGGGCTTCTCTGCCAATGATTTCTGGGGCTGCAGAGACTCCTGGGACTTCAGGGTCCTCTAAGACAGCAGCCACTGGCAAGAAAGCAACCCCTGGAGCTCATACTGGGGCTATACCTAAGGCTGGGTCAGCCACTGGTGCTGTGCCCAAAGGTGGGGGCAAGGGTGGAAACAGGAACCGGAATGGAGGCAAGggcaaaaataggaaaaataaggTTGAAGTAGATGAATTGGGGATGGGTTTCCGCCCTGGTGATGGGgctgcagcagctgctgcagctTCTGCTAATGGGGGACAGGCTTTCCTAGCAGAGATTCCTGAATCTGAGGAAGGGGAATCTGGGTGGACTGATACAGAGTCCGATTCAGACTCTGAGCCTGAGGTTcagcagagagggaaggggaagagaaccATTCCCATGCATAAGCGCCcctttccatatgaaattgatgAGATTCTGGGTGCCCGAGATCTCAGGAAAGTCCTAGCCTTGCTTCAAAAATCAGATGACCCCTTCATCCAGCAAGTAGCTTTGCTCACCCTGAGCAACAACGCCAATTATTCATGTAATCAGGAAACAATTCGAAAGTTGGGAGGCCTCCCGATTATTGCAAACATGATCAACAAAACTGACCCCCACATTAAGGAAAAAGCCTTAATGGCCATGAATAACCTGAGTGAAAATTATGAAAACCAGGGCCGGTTGCAGGTGTACATGAATAAAGTGATGGATGATATCATGGCATCTAACCTGAACTCAGCAGTACAGGTAGTGGGGCTAAAATTTTTAACGAACATGACTATTACTAATGACTACCAGCACTTGCTTGTCAATTCCATTGCAAACTTTTTCCGCTTGTTATCTCAAGGGGGTGGAAAAATCAAGgttgaaattttgaaaatacttgcaaattttGCTGAAAATCCAGACATGCTCAAAAAACTCCTTGGTACCCAAGTGCCATCATCATTTAGTTCCCTTTATAATTCTTACGTGGAATCAGAAATTCTTATTAATGCTCTTACTCTATTTGAGATTATCTTTGACAACCTCAGAGCAGAAGTGTTCAACTACAGAGAATTCAACAAGGGTTCCCTGTTTTACTTGTGTACTACATCTGGAGTGTGTGTTAAAAAAATCAGAGCCTTGGCAAATCACCATGACCTCTTGGTGAAAGTGAAAGTTATCAAACTGGTAAACAAATTCTGA